One Arvicanthis niloticus isolate mArvNil1 chromosome 3, mArvNil1.pat.X, whole genome shotgun sequence DNA segment encodes these proteins:
- the Arf4 gene encoding ADP-ribosylation factor 4, translated as MGLTISSLFSRLFGKKQMRILMVGLDAAGKTTILYKLKLGEIVTTIPTIGFNVETVEYKNICFTVWDVGGQDKIRPLWRHYFQNTQGLIFVVDSNDRERIQEGAAVLQKMLLEDELQDAVLLLFANKQDLPNAMAISEMTDKLGLQSLRNRTWYVQATCATQGTGLYEGLDWLSNELSKR; from the exons ATGGGCCTcaccatctcctctctcttctcgcGCCTCTTCGGCAAGAAGCAGATGCGCATTTTGATGG TTGGATTGGATGCTGCTGGCAAGACGACAATTCTGTATAAACTGAAATTAGGGGAGATAGTCACCACCATTCCTACCATTG GTTTTAATGTGGAAACAGTAGAATATAAGAACATTTGTTTCACAGTATGGGATGTTGGTGGTCAAGATAAAATTAGGCCTCTCTGGAGGCATTACTTCCAGAATACCCAG GGTCTCATTTTTGTGGTAGATAGCAATGATCGTGAAAGAATTCAGGAAGGAGCAGCTGTGCTGCAGAAAATG CTTCTGGAAGATGAGTTGCAGGACGCAGTGCTGCTGCTTTTTGCAAACAAACAGGATTTGCCAAACGCTATGGCCATCAGTGAGATGACGGATAAATTAGGTCTTCAGTCTCTCCGGAACAGAACA TGGTATGTCCAAGCCACTTGTGCTACACAAGGAACTGGTCTGTATGAGGGACTGGATTGGCTGTCAAATGAACTTTCAAAACGTTAA